A DNA window from Mariprofundus aestuarium contains the following coding sequences:
- a CDS encoding formylglycine-generating enzyme family protein: MNIRKTGLFGTILSLILLLNPLQALSVEEVSVVDASATPAIEEAAEPKHGDIMTDEHGIEFIYIGPGKFVMGTPEAEPGRYPDEVQHEVEIKKGFWMGKYEVTFDQYDYFCKKTGNSKARDEHWGRGNRPVIHVKWHDAQMYADWLSKRSGYKYRLPTEAEWEYAARAGTTTAFSWGDNPADFPEYAWNSTNADKKTHPVGEKKPNPWGLYDMHGNVWEWTGSFYSEEFDGTELKYSDKKSNDNRSVRGGAWYFFPKGLRSGDRRVYHPRYRLPYLGFRLVREN, encoded by the coding sequence ATGAATATTCGGAAAACTGGCCTGTTCGGCACCATCCTGTCATTGATTCTGCTGCTGAACCCTCTGCAGGCGCTTTCAGTTGAAGAGGTATCTGTGGTTGATGCTTCTGCCACGCCTGCAATTGAAGAAGCAGCTGAACCAAAACACGGCGATATCATGACCGATGAGCATGGTATCGAATTTATTTATATCGGCCCTGGGAAATTTGTCATGGGTACGCCTGAGGCAGAACCGGGTCGTTATCCGGATGAAGTACAGCACGAAGTGGAGATCAAAAAAGGTTTCTGGATGGGTAAGTACGAAGTCACCTTCGATCAATACGACTATTTTTGTAAGAAGACCGGAAACTCCAAGGCAAGGGATGAACACTGGGGCCGTGGTAATCGCCCGGTGATCCACGTGAAATGGCATGATGCACAGATGTATGCCGACTGGCTCTCCAAACGCAGCGGTTATAAATATCGCCTGCCGACTGAAGCGGAGTGGGAATACGCCGCCCGTGCAGGCACCACGACGGCATTTTCCTGGGGTGATAACCCGGCCGACTTCCCTGAATACGCCTGGAACAGCACCAATGCGGATAAGAAAACCCACCCTGTTGGAGAGAAGAAGCCCAATCCGTGGGGGCTCTACGACATGCACGGTAATGTGTGGGAGTGGACTGGTTCCTTTTACAGTGAGGAGTTCGATGGCACGGAGTTGAAGTACTCCGACAAGAAATCAAACGATAACCGTTCGGTTCGTGGTGGGGCCTGGTACTTCTTTCCCAAAGGACTGCGATCAGGCGACCGTCGCGTTTATCATCCGCGCTACCGTTTGCCATATCTCGGATTCCGTCTGGTTCGCGAGAATTAA
- a CDS encoding cytochrome b/b6 domain-containing protein, which translates to MRINTVTRVLHMSMIITVAFQLISSLLMFVPEPGKLVTYETVLFSLHIMLFGWGAFLISSIYAMTRFAEKDAWGRLVPWFSKKHRAAFFKSAKEELPGVFTGNLAPPENRTALAGAMHGLGFLTLIALGLTGAYVMNGVRSDGTMTQDMLFMFEMHETFGIVIWTFLACHVSMVIYHLILGHKHILDIFERIKIKWK; encoded by the coding sequence ATGCGTATTAATACAGTTACTCGCGTACTTCATATGTCGATGATCATTACGGTTGCATTCCAGCTTATCAGTTCGTTGCTGATGTTTGTGCCTGAGCCCGGAAAACTGGTGACGTATGAAACGGTTCTTTTCTCGCTTCATATCATGCTTTTTGGTTGGGGTGCTTTCCTGATCAGTAGTATTTATGCCATGACTCGATTTGCGGAAAAGGATGCCTGGGGGCGCCTTGTACCATGGTTCTCTAAAAAACATCGTGCGGCATTCTTCAAGTCTGCAAAAGAGGAGCTTCCAGGTGTGTTCACTGGCAACCTTGCACCGCCTGAAAATCGCACAGCACTGGCTGGAGCCATGCACGGCCTCGGATTCCTGACCCTGATAGCGCTCGGCCTTACCGGCGCCTATGTGATGAACGGGGTGCGTTCCGACGGTACGATGACACAGGATATGCTGTTCATGTTTGAAATGCATGAAACGTTTGGCATCGTGATCTGGACCTTCCTGGCCTGTCATGTCTCCATGGTGATATACCACCTGATTCTGGGTCATAAGCATATCCTCGATATTTTCGAGCGTATCAAGATTAAGTGGAAATAA
- a CDS encoding glycogen/starch/alpha-glucan phosphorylase, with amino-acid sequence MTKEIKEIRDIRDVPPVGKTSDDLVNGIQRHYLRTFGQHKPNNSVDYKYKALACTIRDRLMECWKNTKEAHEEQDKKRAYYLSLEFLMGRALGNAVLNLGLDEQTEEALHKLGLDVEEIIDQESDAGLGNGGLGRLAACFVDSCATLQLPVVGYGIRYEYGMFRQQIVDGNQVEEPDHWLRNGNIWELERPEHTQCVHFGGRSESYHDAKGTLRTRWVDTEDVLAVPYDTPIPGYKNGTVNTLRLWKSAATDEFNLGEFNAGSYPESVASKNEAEHISMVLYPNDASENGKELRLRQQYFLASASIKDVLRQWVEVHGNDFSEFAEKNVFQLNDTHPTVSVAELMRILMDDYALEWDAAWAITSQTMAYTNHTLLPEALERWPVYLFGRLLPRLLEIIYEINARFLSEVANRWPGDVERQSRMSIIEEGPVQQVRMAYLALVGSFSVNGVAQLHSDLLVEGLFADFYAMWPEKFNNKTNGVTQRRWMAWCNKPMSELITDTIGGDWVTDLGELRKLVPYADDAEFRKQWAACKHQNKERLAAIVEAECGVTFNPDAMFDIQVKRIHEYKRQLLNVLHVIHLYDRIKRGDTDNWTPRCVLIGGKAAPGYYIAKQIIKLVNNVAEVVNNDPEVGDKLKVVFFPNYRVSAMEVIAPAADLSEQISTAGKEASGTGNMKFMMNGAMTIGTLDGANIEIREEVGDENFFLFGLTAEEVEATRGHYNPDAIIADDADFSRVMELLECGHFSQFEPGLFSAIFHAIRSPHDPWLVAADFRAYVDAQQLAAEAFLDQNRWQKMSVLNTAYSGKFSTDRTMQDYNRDIWKLTPIPSKCS; translated from the coding sequence ATGACAAAAGAGATCAAAGAAATTCGTGATATTAGAGATGTGCCGCCGGTTGGGAAAACCAGCGACGACCTGGTTAATGGCATACAGCGCCACTATCTGCGCACCTTTGGGCAGCACAAACCAAACAATTCCGTTGATTATAAGTATAAGGCACTGGCCTGCACGATCAGGGATCGACTGATGGAGTGCTGGAAAAATACCAAAGAGGCGCATGAAGAGCAGGATAAGAAACGCGCCTACTATCTTTCACTTGAATTTCTGATGGGGCGTGCGCTTGGTAATGCCGTGCTGAATCTGGGGCTGGATGAGCAGACTGAAGAAGCACTGCACAAGCTTGGTCTGGATGTGGAAGAGATTATTGATCAAGAGTCGGATGCAGGCCTGGGCAATGGTGGCCTTGGCCGGCTGGCAGCCTGTTTTGTCGACAGCTGCGCGACTCTGCAGTTGCCTGTGGTCGGTTACGGTATCCGTTATGAATATGGCATGTTCCGTCAGCAGATTGTCGATGGCAATCAGGTTGAAGAGCCGGATCACTGGTTGAGGAATGGTAATATCTGGGAGCTTGAGCGTCCGGAGCACACCCAGTGTGTTCATTTCGGCGGCCGCTCCGAGTCCTATCATGATGCGAAGGGGACACTGCGTACACGGTGGGTTGATACTGAGGATGTGCTGGCAGTTCCATATGATACCCCGATTCCTGGGTACAAAAATGGTACAGTGAACACGCTACGTCTCTGGAAGTCAGCAGCGACCGACGAATTCAATCTCGGTGAGTTCAATGCCGGCAGTTATCCTGAATCCGTGGCTTCCAAGAATGAGGCGGAACACATATCGATGGTGCTCTACCCGAATGATGCCAGCGAGAACGGTAAAGAGCTGCGTCTGCGCCAGCAGTATTTCCTGGCATCGGCAAGTATCAAGGATGTGCTCAGGCAGTGGGTCGAGGTGCATGGCAACGACTTCTCCGAATTCGCCGAGAAGAACGTATTCCAGCTCAATGATACCCATCCAACCGTATCGGTTGCTGAACTGATGCGTATTCTGATGGATGATTACGCTCTTGAGTGGGATGCGGCGTGGGCTATCACCAGCCAGACCATGGCCTATACCAACCATACACTACTGCCGGAAGCGTTGGAGCGTTGGCCTGTTTATCTGTTTGGCCGCCTGCTGCCACGTCTTCTTGAGATTATTTACGAGATCAATGCCCGTTTCCTCTCTGAGGTGGCCAACCGCTGGCCTGGCGATGTCGAGCGTCAGAGTCGCATGTCAATTATCGAGGAGGGACCTGTTCAGCAGGTTCGCATGGCCTACCTTGCACTGGTTGGCAGCTTCTCGGTCAACGGTGTGGCACAGCTGCATTCCGACCTTCTGGTTGAGGGACTTTTTGCCGACTTCTATGCCATGTGGCCTGAGAAGTTTAACAATAAGACCAATGGTGTGACTCAGCGCCGTTGGATGGCATGGTGTAACAAGCCGATGTCGGAGCTGATTACCGACACCATCGGTGGAGATTGGGTTACCGATCTTGGTGAACTGCGCAAGCTTGTACCTTACGCAGACGATGCCGAGTTCCGCAAGCAGTGGGCGGCCTGTAAGCATCAGAACAAGGAGCGTCTGGCGGCCATCGTCGAAGCTGAGTGTGGTGTTACCTTCAATCCCGATGCGATGTTCGATATTCAGGTGAAGCGTATCCATGAATATAAGCGCCAGCTCCTTAATGTTCTGCACGTGATCCATCTCTATGATCGTATTAAACGTGGCGATACCGATAACTGGACGCCACGTTGTGTGTTGATCGGTGGCAAAGCGGCTCCGGGCTACTATATCGCCAAGCAGATCATCAAACTGGTGAATAACGTAGCCGAGGTGGTCAATAACGACCCTGAAGTGGGTGATAAACTTAAAGTTGTATTCTTCCCGAACTACCGCGTTTCTGCGATGGAGGTGATTGCTCCTGCAGCCGACCTTTCCGAGCAGATCTCAACGGCCGGTAAAGAGGCTTCGGGCACGGGCAACATGAAGTTCATGATGAACGGTGCGATGACCATCGGTACGCTGGATGGCGCAAACATTGAAATACGCGAAGAGGTGGGCGATGAGAACTTCTTCCTATTCGGGCTGACTGCTGAAGAGGTGGAGGCAACACGTGGGCATTACAATCCGGATGCGATCATTGCTGACGATGCGGATTTTTCCCGTGTGATGGAGTTGCTGGAGTGTGGCCACTTCAGCCAGTTCGAGCCGGGCCTTTTTTCAGCGATCTTCCATGCTATTCGTAGTCCACACGATCCGTGGCTGGTTGCGGCGGACTTCCGCGCCTATGTTGATGCACAGCAACTGGCAGCCGAGGCGTTTCTCGATCAGAATCGCTGGCAGAAGATGAGTGTGTTGAATACAGCCTACAGTGGGAAATTTTCTACTGACCGTACCATGCAGGATTACAATCGTGATATCTGGAAGCTGACGCCGATTCCGTCGAAGTGCAGTTGA